ggcacaggcacttatttgttggacaagaagcatttacctttgagaccagaatttgaggaaaacactgttgtgatgaatgaggatgatcctacATCTGTGCAATcacaagagaagagagagaaggcaaaggctgagaaggctgcaaatATGCCAAGTGCCGAGGAGGCATCTGAAGTATTCTTAAAGTCAAAACAAGATCGTCTTGCTTATCTGATTCAAACAACATttaggattgagaagggcttggccaccctgaacaagaatcaggagagcttggagaggatcattgagaccaaattatatgatcttgatctgaaagtaaCTGAGATGCAGACAgttgttgagcagctccaggaggaagcagaggagaggaaagggcaggctACCACAAATGACTTTCAGAGAGTGCCTAGAGGTCAGAGATCTACTGCAGTGCCCATGGCTGACACTAGAGCAACTACTTCAGCAccagcagcaacaacctcagtaccacctccagttgccactccaccagctccaacaacgtctactgatgccttcgtccttggagtcctctctacaccacctcccgaagaccaagcctagagagacgcatagcactatgcattttcaaactttttgataacttgttgccaaagggggagaaatgtatagatcataggcttcgagataGAGTGTTTTGCTTCcttgtctctcttgctatttgcTTGATACTTTTGTGTGTGCTTGTTTAATACTCTTTATGTTTGTGTGTGAGacacttgtatgatcatgtgtttgatcatatcctacttcgatgtttgcttggatgatattatgtCTTATATCTtatatgtatgatcattcactttacttggtgatgagtgcatgtttttacattatatcattttgagcgctccaccaagatgtatatgacatggaagagtaacccatgatcctaatcgattgtgcatttgcattcaaagcaaattttaaataatgcacaaatttagggggagctcttcttatcatatacttctcaagCGACAATgaatttcaatcttattatcatttgtcgaagcttttatctatatgttgtcatcaattaccaaaaaaggagattgaaagtgcaactatctctgggtggttttggtaattcctaacaacatctagctcattgaactaatgctatttcaagatgatcatttcagaaagttcaatgattggcatggcatggattagaaatgtggacccctcaaaatgttaaggacacaaattgtctcaagctcaagactctacatttttcattttagtgatccaagatcacattgagtccataggaaaagccaatactattaaaaggggatgaggtgttgcttaatggcttgcttgctcaaaatgcttagtgatatgctccaaaagccctcaaccactttctcatatccacatatgtcccaaaccaaaagtcaaactcggccccaccgaaattatctatccggcgccaccgagttctcttgacatagccactaccagaaaccctagtcacttcggtctcattgatagggatctcggtctcaccaagatgggattgcaaactctctgtttccctttgtaacgttttggtccaaccgagacgagcgatcgatcccaccgagttcgcaatgcaaactctttgtttccctttcataacgtttcggtctcactggaatgagcgattcggtcccaccgagtttgcctgaccaactctctatttacctattacagaaatcggtcctaccgagtttatgtgatcggtctcaccgatattacgttatgccctaaccccaaTGAAATTGGCCTCACCGAGtcgacatgtcggtcccaccgaaatgcctaacattcacattttgaactaaattggtctgaccgagttttatgattcggtctcaccgagtatggtaaattgtgtgtaatggttagattttgtgtggaggctattatacccctccacccactcttcattcgtggagagagccatcagaacgtgcctacacttctaccatacattttctgagaagagaaccacctactcatgtgttgagaccaagatattccaatccaaccataagaatcctgatctctagccttccccaagttgccttccactcaaatcatctttccaccaaatccaaatccttaagagagaattgagtgttggggagactatcatttgaagcacaagagcaaggagttcattatcaatacaccatctattaccttttgaagagtggtgtctcctagattggttaggtgtcacttgggagcctccgacaagattgtggagttgaaccaaggagtttgtaagggcaaggagatcgcctactttgtgaagatctaccatagtgaggcaagtccttcgttggcgatggccatgatgggatagactaggttgcttcttcatggacccttcgtgggtggagccctatgtggactctcgtagtcgttaccctccgtgggttaaattctccatcaacgtggatgtacaatagaaccacctatcggaacaacgccaaaaatctccgtgtctacattgcgtttgctccctccaaactcctttctttaccttcatatgcaagtgttttacattccgctgctatactcttagacttgcatgtgtaggttgcttacttgacttgttctaagttgctaaaatccgccaaaacttaaaattgggaaaaggctagatttttatttggtcaactagtctaatcacccccctctggacatactttcgatcctacacaaacaattaattgaactgaaccgtatgccctacatcgcacacgcaactaaaatctgaaccatgtttgatggctccaccatcgcaaatgttttgcaccttttttgacggtttttttacaccaccattgcaattgtggcatcgcacatagtttcgtcgaagggtctctgatcttaGTGTctcgttagcagcatcctgcagtagtgctagtcTCCAAAGACCAAACCCCATGACCTAATCTAACCCTCACCTAGTCATCCTTCTCCCTATGACTAACTACCGCTCCCTTGTGGCGTGCTTGCAAATGCTAGTGAGGCTTTTGTACGGTTAGGACTTTTATTCACCATTGTTGCAAATGTACAAATTTGTGTTTCTATTATTTAGTATTTGCTACATGGATATCCGGTAGGTACAAACATAGGTGGAAATTGTTCCCCCGTGGATATCTTCGCGGGTGGATAATGGAGGACAATTTGATATGGCTTTGGATATGCAGAAGCTCTGCGTTACCAAACACACTCGTTTGTCATCCTAGCGAACATGAGATTATGAAGTGATGCGCCATCACGAGGTTTGCACCAACATACTAACAGATACAAGTTCATCCACTGTCAAGCGAGAAGTTGATTGAAGATGTGGAGGTGGTTCTTGTTGAATAGCCACACAAAGAGGCCTCATTTGGGAGGAGGCCATACATTGACATTCAAACTCCGGCAGTGATAAGTCAGTGGAACCGGGGAACTGCAAACAACAAGGTGAGCGTGCAAAGTAGACACCCGATGACGACGAGGCGCCACACTGAAAAAACATCATGTCGAGACATGTTCTCTCATATATTTGAAGTAGCGCAACAGCTAAGGAAGAGCCTCTCTTCCTCCTATTGTTATTTTGTCGGGAAAAAAATCAAGCCATCCCAGTAAAAATGCATCACTAACCCTTGCAACGTGTTTGGTTGGGGGTAATTAGAGTCAGTGAATGGGAATTAAAGGAGTACGAGATTTCAAATCTATTGTTTGGTTGGGGGGGATTGGGAACTTATAGAGTAATAGGCATGGGACTTGAGACTCCAACTCCCACCGTTTTATTAAGAGGGGAGGGGTGGCAATTGGGAGGGAATTGCTTTAGCAAGTCAAACTTAACCATTTTTTTGTGAAAAAGCAATCCATATCTTAATACAAAAGTTCATGGAAAGTACAAAGCACCCCAAACATAATAGGAACTACATTGAAGTCTCTAGACCATCGAACGGCCACTACTGCCGTCAGAACGAGCCGCCAATGTGCCGCTATCGCCGCTCCCTTACAAGAGTCGGCCTGACCTCGTCGATGTCAGCCacgaagtcttcatgcacgtgcccctaaggaccagcgcccAGGAGTTCCAGTCGTCGTCGTTGAACCCTTGAATCGATCTGAAGTGCCTGACATCAGATCTCACCGACGCTCACGtacgacgagaaaccctaacctcaccacCCCAAGGAGATGGCAGGAATATACGCCGGAGCTCTGTCGGTTCGTCCAGTTGGACGAACTCGAGTTGGATTAAAGCCTGGAAGACCAACTCGAAGAAGAAGCACCGCCATCCACCTGAACGCCGCCCCCGCGAGGACGAAAAATCTTAACCTAAACTGTTAGCCGGAGTCGAGGCATCGGGATTCTCCTCCCCATCGCCAGCCGCCGGAGCGGCAGGCCGAGGGGAGACTAATTCACGGGCTCACTAGAGTTGTTTGGTGGGAAGGTGTAACCCTAACCGCCGCTAATTTTAAGCCTTCATCATAACTTATGTTCACTTCTCTGATCCAGTTCCTCGTCAACCAAACAAGGGAATACAAATTCTCCTCAAATTCTCACATATAATTCCTATCACACATCAAACAGTGGATTTTTTGGTAATAAAAAGACTCATCACATGTCTAATCTCAATAGAACTCCCTACACTAAACTCCCCCTCCCCTTCTCAAATATTGCCAAACGCGTTGTTAATGTAATCATCGGGGGAAAAACTTAAAAATCTAAAATACTCGAGAGAAGAAAAATAGTTTAAAGAAGGATGGAAGATTATGAAAAACATACTTGTATGGAAAAGGCACACATGAAAAGCATTAGTGCAGGGGCAAATAACTACTGTGCATTTGCGTCTGCAAAACAGAAGGAAATAAATAAATGATAAGATCACCTCTCATGAAAAAAGAAGATTCCTTTTGACAGATTAAAGCAGAATTGAAAGTGCCTCGGATGGCACCATTACCAATGACCCAAGCGGGGGCAGAAGACTGGCTGTCAGTCCGTGAGGGGAGAGGAATTGGGGCATTCAAGACCAAGACGAAGATGCATCCTCTGATCTATCCATTTGTTCATCCACTGATCTAACCCCCAACACTAAACCCACGAATCTTCTTCTAAGGGACGCCACCGGcatcgccgttgccgccgccgtcgccatgtcctcctccgacgacgagcTCCTTCTTGTCCAGGAGCTCCCCATGGACATGCACTCGGACGGCGGCGCTCCTCAGCGCCGCCTGGCCCACGTCCTCCTCCCTATCGACGGTGCCCCTGGCCCGCCCCCTTTCCGCCCGCCTCcccctccctccgctgccaccgccgccgagtTCCGCGTCGCCTTCAGGGGCTGGCTCGGCGCCCCGCGCCACTGGGAGCTCTGGGTCGCCAAGCTACGCCCGATCCACGAGCGCCTCTGGCGGGAACTTGGGatcttcgacgccgtcctcgctTCCACCTACAGGATCAAGAGGGACGCCTCCGCCGTGCTCCACCTCGCCTCCTTCTGGTCCCCCTCCACCAGCACCTTCGTCTTCCCCTGGGGCGAGGCCACCATCACGCTCGAGGACGTCGCCGTGCTCGGGGGCTTCCCCGCCGACGGCTCCCCCGTGCCCGCGCCGCTGCCGCACCAGTGGCGCCCGGACGAGGCGGCGCTCAACGGGGTGCGCCTCGACTTCAACCGGAGCGCCTGCAAGAAGGCGCACCACGCCGCCTGGATGAAGCATTTCCTCACGGACACGGACATGGACGCCGTCATCGAGCACGCCTCCTTCCTTGCGCTCTGGCTCACGCGCTTCGTGCTCCCGGGCCACCCGGAGTCCACCATGCGCCAGTCCCTCTTCCCGCTTGCTGTCCGCATGGCGCGCGGTGACCGCGTCGCCCTTGGGCCAGCCGTGCTCGCGTCCCTGTACCGGGACCTGCGTGAGATGAAGACTTACTTGGTGGCCGCAAGCGCAACAGGCGGCAATGCAGAGTTGCTGTCTCCCTTGTCAGTTCATGCGCCCCTCTACATCCTTCAGTTATGGATGTGGGAGCGGTTCCCTGTACTCTGGGATGGAAAGCCCAACCTCATCAAGGATGGCGAGCCAAGGGCTGCTAGCTGGCATGATGTGAGCAAGAAGATGAATCCAATGATGATCCGCGAGGTGCTCAATTCGGGGAAGAACTTTTTATGGCGGCCCTATACCAGCTCGGAGCATGCATGCAAGGATCATATCGGGTGGGTTCGTGGCAGTGATATAAACGAAGATGAGGAATTGATTTCACTCGCGCATTGCCTGCATGCTTGTGAGCTAGTGGGGATGGATTGCATTGAGCAGTACCTCCCACACCGCGTTGCAATGCAGTTTGGACTGGACCAAGATGTGCCTGGGGATGTTCGCCGAGCAAATGAGGATTGGGGGGTTGCATGGGAGACCTACGATTTGGAGGGGAAGGACGTAGCCGTCTTTACCCCTTGCACTGAACCAGGAGTCACGGCTCGGTATGCAGAGTGGTGGACGCAGCCATTGCCACCTGACCTTGATGTTGGGGCAGGAAGCATTTCTGTGGAAGGGAAGCTTTCCAAGCGTAAGGTGAAGAAGACACGGGCAGCCATGGAAGCCGAGGCAGAGAGGGAGCGGAAAATGAAGAAGGCTCGAATCTCCCCTAGTAATGATAAAAAGCGAAAACTTGAGGAGTTGTATGATGCGAAGCTGTCGGATTGGCTTGCAGCCGGTAGGAACGGGAGCAGTGGAACTAGTGGTGGCAGCTGCAAAAGGGGATCCTCGCCAAAATCTGTTGCTGGATCAGACAAGTCCATGTCAGCTAGTGCTGGAACTAGAGATGATATTGTACTTCTTGTGCCAAGGAAGCAGGTGTCAACTCCTACTGTAAATTTGAGGAAGGATAGGGATATGAATCTGGGCAGGGGAGATGATGGGAACCTCATGGCTAAGTCTCTGGTTGGGACAAAGTACAAAGGTGTGTATTTGAAGGGCTCTATGGCAGGTGATGTAGATCATTTAGTGAATGAGCCATATTTTGACGAGACAGTGGTGTCAACCGAAATCTCTACATTCAGTGAAGATGCCAAGGATGAATGGAGTGACCAGATTTTGAAAAATACCAGTGAGCTGATCAGAGGGGAACCTCCTGCTGTCCCTAATATGCCTGAGGAGGTTAAACCTTCAGTATCTATGGAGAGAGAAGAATACAGTGATCTCTTGACTGATGTTGATTTCAGTGAGGATGTCATAGAGGAAGCTATCACAGTTGATAAGCTCACAAATTTCTCCAGTGCACCTGAAGGAGGCGATGCTGTGATGATGGAGGAAAAAATAGTTAATCTTCTTGAAGATAAGCGTCTTGATGCTACAGGTAGACCAGAAGAAGGCACCATTGTTTCTCAGGAGTTGGAGAAGAAAGCCAAACTTGCAGTTGACGAGTCCCGTGGTATGTCAAATAGACCCGAAGAAGTCGTTGCTCTTGTCACGAAAGACATGGAAGAAAAGGATAATGTAGCGGTGGCTATTGAAGGTACCGTAGTTTCAGAAGGAGTTGGAAGGGTTGGGCAGGGAACAAGTCATTCTATTGGAATCTTGTCAGGGAGCAAACAAGGAGCCTATGCAGGTGTTACGAACAATCCTCAGGAGACAGTGGCTTTGCCTGAGGAAATACTTCCAGTTCAGCAGGCAAATGATGTTGGTGAATGTGTTGAAATGTCATGCATAATGGAGGATacttgtgctgctgctggagtggcaACAAATGATGAAGAAACTGCTTTAGATTTTGTCGTCGATGAGGAGAGGGAGATTTCCTGTAAAGAAGAGACTGGAGGAGAAAGCGATCAGATGGCAATGAAAGATAGCAAGCAGAAGCCTCAGGAAGCTCCTCCAGTTGACATTGTAGAATGTGGAGAAGACATTACTCTTATGGAAAAAGACAATGAGGGTGAACACGAAAATGTTCCTCAAACAGTGGAGGCAGTGGCAACTGGCATTAATATGGCTGCAGTTCTTTTGGGTGTTCCTGAAGAAGGGAGTGCAGACGTGGATAAAGCTCTGAATCTAACACAGAAAGATGCTGAAGATGTGCACAAGAAAGTTGCAGAAGTAGAGGATGCAGAACAGGTAGAAATTAATACTATGGCAAATGGAGGTGCAGATGAGGGGCACAACGAAGTTGCTGAAGTAGAGGATGTAGACATTGCAGAGGCAGAGATGCATGCACACTTTGACACTGAGAAACCTGAGGAAGCTACAGAAGCAGGGCATGCAGATATGGATGACGGTAAGAGATTAACAGGGAGAGATATTGAGGAGCCTGGAGATGTTCTTGAAGGTGCACATGCAGAAGCGGAAAAGGCTAGGGAGCTCATAGAGAACAATGATGATGATAAGCTAGCAGAGTTTCCTGGTATAACACATGCAGAAATGGAAGAGGTAAAGAATTTGATGAAGGAAGATTCAGATGAGAAGTTTGATGAAGTTTTTGATATACAAAGTACAAAAATGAAAGGAACTCATAAGCCAATGGAGGAAGATACTGATGGTAAGCTTCAGGAAGTTTTTGACGTAGAGCATGCAGAAACCAAACATACAAAGGTTTTGATTAAGGGAGTTGCAGACAAGAAGTTTGAAGAAAATTCTGAATTGAGAAGTATAGGGATTGATGGCACTCATGGGCCAATGGAGGAAAGTACTGATGATAAGGTCAAGGCAGTACCCAAAGTGAATGCGGAAGCAGAACAAGTCAATGGGACCATGATGGGCAATGATAGGCCCGACAGCATCTTGCAAATAGACCTTCCAGCAAGGGACGAAACCAGGTGCTTGGCCAAGAAAGATATTGAAGAAGATAATGCGGAAGTTCCACAAAGAAAGCGCGTGAACATAAACAATGAGGAACCAATTGAGAAAGATGCAAAGCAGGCCAAGAAAGATATTGAAGAAGATAATGCGGAAGTTCCACAAGGAAAACACGCGAACATAAACGATGAGGCACCAATTGAGAAAGATGCAAAGCAAAATCCCAATGCAGGTGGCTTGGATTTACCAGAGAGAGAAGTCGATGGGTCCAAAGAGGTTTACCAAGTGAAACGAGAAGAAGGGGAGGAACGCAAGGTGCTAAGGGCGAAAGATACCGAGGAGAATACTAAGGATGCTCTTGGGGTTAAACAGGCAGAAGAACGACAAGGGGAAGCACTGACAGCAGGATATATGTACAACTACATTGAAGAAATTACTCTAGTGGAGCAGGTGGAtggacaaagcaaaacactcacaaGGATAGGTGTTGAGGAAAATCCCAAAGATATCACTCAAGAACAGGAAAAAGAATTTGACAACGATACAGTGGAATCTTTAAAGAATTCAACCAATAGTTTGTTATGTAGCCCAGCCATCATACAGTCAAAAGAAGGGCAGAAGGAAGTTCCTGTTGAAGGCATGACGGAGAAGCACTGCCTTCAGGATGTTGGGTTGATAAATGAGAGGGAATCATTGTCTGATGGAGCTGCTATGGAGATTCAAGGAGTAGATGACCACAAAACTTTGGACATGCATGAGGTGAGTATGCTTGTAAATCTTTTACTGTATTAACTGGTAGGGTAGTTAATATGATTGTTCTCTTTTGCAGGAAGTGTCTATTAAACAGATAAATGAGTGTGGAATAATATTCACAAATAAGGAGACACAAATATTGGAAGACAGCCATATGGTAGGAAATGGATCTAATGATTTCGTTCTTATGGAGGTTGATGAAACTTGGTCTACAGTCGAAATTCAGAACCAGGAGGCTTTGGACTTGGACAAGGTGAGTGCACTTGCAGAATCTCCATCTGAAATATCTTTTCTGAGTCCTGATACTTGATCTTTTGTAGCAACAAACAACGGAGGAAAGACAAGATTTAGGACCTACAATCGAGAACAAGAAAATGGCAATGTTAGGAGATGTCATTACGCTTGGGTGCTGTGAGTTTCAAGCTGATTCACCTGAGACCAAAATTAATGAGGTCCTGTCTACCAAAGGAATACAGAATCAGGAGCATTTGGACATTAAGGAAGTGAGTCTACTGACAATATAATGTTTTCTTTGATTGGTGGAATCTGATCATACTCTTGTACAGGAACAAGCATCGGAAAAAGAATTGGGGTGTATAATCACAGAAGGAAATGTAAGACCCTTGGTAGTGGTCGATACacttggtggtggtggagcagatACCACTGTGGCTATCGTGGATGTTAACAAGGCGAATTGTGTTGAAGGAATACAAAATATGGAAGCGTGCGGCAGTGAGGAGGCAAGTACAACTTTAGAATAGCAATCTGACTATGATTCAATCTGACAAGGCTGTTTTACATTTGCAGGCAAGGCAGGACAAACAGGACAATGGTGTTGGAGATGGGAGGATCTTGGAAGACATGAGCGCCAATGATAGTGGTGACGTGGGAACACGGAACCAGTGGGATTTATGCATGGAGAATGTAATGGAGCTTTGAGCCCTAACCCCACCCCTTGCATGTGGGTCTCTCTATATACATATACTAGTAGAATCTGATGGATATTGTCCACAGGAACTGGTGGTGCTGGAGAAGCAGGACGAGGGAACAACAGATGAGAACACAGGGAGAATGTTGGTTAACACAGATGCTCCTGAATGTGGTGAAGCAAAACCTGATGGGACCTTGAAAATGAATAATGATGTTCTTTGTACACAAGCTGTTAACATGGCCGAGGATAAAATTTCTTTGCAAAACCAGCAGAAATGTGTGCCATTGGGAGACCACAATAAATCAGATCCACAGGAACCGACGGTGCTGGAGAAGCAGGACGAGAGAACAACAGATGAGAACACAGGGAGAGTGTTGGTTAACACAGATGCACCTGAATGTGGTGAAGCGAAACCTGATGGGACAATGCAAATGAATAATGATGCTCTTTGTACACAAGCTGTTAATATGGCAAAGGATAAAGTTTCTTCCCAAAACCAGCAGAAATGTGTGCCATTGGGAGACCACAATAAATCAAATGCTGAAGGCTCTGGATGGAATCAAACTGCAAGAAAAGAGTCCAAGGGGGATCTTCAATCAGAGTTTGAACATGAGATAGAAGTGAAACAAGAAATTTTAGAGAATAAGACAGAGTTGTCCATTGGTAGAGAGAATGATGAAGCGTCTGAACAAGAGCAGACCTACACAGAGAGTGCTTCAATTGCTCCTTCAGGTATGGATCACCGGGGTGAGAATAATAACAAAGGGGCTGAAGAATCGATAAAAAACGATGGGAAGCATGTTTCTGATCCAGTAAACACTGGTTGCCAGACCAGTAAATTTGGCCGACCAAGTATTGAAGAGGTCAGGAGAACACATAGTAGCAGTATATCTGTCTATCTGAAAGACATCACAGTATATCAGGAAAGAATTCGTTCTGATCCATCAAAGAACACACATATAAACAATGTTGGGTATTATTCTCGACATGGAGCTGTGGAACCAGTTTCAGTCAGCAAGGATATCAAAGTTCCATTGCATGATACTGGGAGGGTTTGTGGAAGAGATCGTGCACTGGAGTTGGTGACAGGTCCACCAGAAGAGACGCCTCGATGGAGACAAGAGCAATATGCACTTAATATTTTAGAAGATGTGCAAAATGCTCGCATTGCTGAGAAAACTAGGATGGAGATGGAGATCAGAATACTGAAGGCACAGATTGCTAGCATGCAGAGACAAGTGATGAACATGGATCATGTTGGTGAGGTTATTTCCAGATCAAAAAGGCATTGACCTTTAATTAGCTCCATGCTAAATGATAGGTTTGCATAAAATTTCATGTAGAACTGTACTTTCTTTGTGAGATCAAACACCGATGCAGGCTAGTTTGTTTCGTTTGTGTTGATTCTCATGAAGGTCGGTATGCACCTTTCATCTTGGGTGAAGTTTATTTAAATTCTTTGCTTTCCAGAATGAAGGTGAGAGTTGCAATCTAAATAAAATAGGCCTCCAGAAGTTAATGTGTAGTGGCTGAATTTTAACCTGCCTAAATTGATCCAGTTGAGAAGACGAATTGGCTGGTAGGTTTTGGTGCAAAGTTAGTTTCTCATAAAATTCTGGGTGTGTAATCACGTATTACACATAAGTAACTTCTAGTTCTGTTATAGCTTGCAACGATGAAAACAAAGGCAAATACTCATCACCAAGCATTCTTTCAGCTGTTTAAAAAAAGATCTCATACTTTCCGTGAAACAGTAAAAATATTACAACCTTGCATTTAAATACGGCAACACCCAGCCAGTTTTATTTATAGGGTCTTAAAAAAAGGAAGGTAAGAAAAAAGGCTCGTCAACCACTTGTATCCATAGAGATACAGAGTTCATTGCTCAGAAATACACTATAGGTAGCAGTTAACCTGCAGGAACTGAACTAGACAAGAACAGGAGCCGGAGGAGGAGCAGCAACCGTCCGGGCTGCCACTGATGATGCCGCTGGCTTCCCCCGGCCCATTGTGAACCCACGTGTCCCGTCGGGCATCCTCGGGCCCTGGGGAGGCTGCCTGGGGCTGAATGGGCACTTCTGAGAAACCTGCCTGGGGCTCAATGGGCATTTCTGGGACGCCTGGCGAGGGCTCGATGGGTCAAAGTGGCCGACTGCGCCTGCGGGAGCAGACTGCGGGCTGTGCGGTGCCACGATATGGAGCTTCCCTCGCCCTCTTGCCCACCCTTTCTTGGCCCCACTCTGGTGATCCTCTTGCTGTGAAATTGGCAGATTGCATGAGACAAGAAACCTTGAACAACTGCCTGTCCAACTGAATGGAAATCGGCACTGGAACTGTAGCCAGTGATGTGCTTACATGAGCTTCAGGTGAATGGATAGCTTCTGAAGTTGGGGAGTCGGATGACACCTGTGAGTGTGGCGATTCATCATCGGAACCAGCATAGTGGTCGAAATCAGGCCGCTTGAGCCTCATTACTGACTTGGGCTGTGACAAAATCATGGAGTTGCAGTAAAACAGGTATGAGTAGCTGATGCTGCATTGCCTGCAGATCAATACTGATTTGCAAGAAGAGGGTTCTTACAGAGCGCCTGAGTACTGTGCGCACACGGAGGCCTTTCCTCCAGTTCCGCTCATCGTTTAGCTTCTCTACCTGCCAGGAATTATTTTGAAGGTGCACCCATCAGTCTAACTACATGAAGAGCCAATGACCTGAAAAAATGACCAGCACTGTGGTGGTAAATACTCACTGCTTTCTCAGCTTGCTGTGAGGTCTCATATTCGACTAAAGCATGCATCTTCCACAAGAGCACAAGGTAAAATAGTTACAACATAATTTTGCTGGAAAAAAATGTTTACTGTTCTGGACCTGATCTAGGCAAACATCAAACTTGTCAATCTACACAATGAGCCCTAGATGGTATGATTGTGACACATGTAGATCCTCTGGTGGTGCACTAAGAGTTGAGTTGAGTTGAAGAGGTGAAATAAATACCTTGTTACTCACTAGTGTGTCTGACTTGGAAGCCCTGGCTGAGCTAGGCTCTTGGGGGTGGCATATCTTGATGTTCTTCACACTGGTTGGCATGCCAGTTACATCGTTAATGGACGTCATCAGTTCCTACATATGTTTATTTGTTGACAATTTGAAAACTATGGGGGAATTAGTTGCCTTTTCTGACCTTCCAACGACACTGAAGACCTTCTCGAGGCTGTTTCTTGATGAGTCCTCTGGCAAATTCTCCGCTATGATCATCCGAG
The window above is part of the Triticum aestivum cultivar Chinese Spring chromosome 2A, IWGSC CS RefSeq v2.1, whole genome shotgun sequence genome. Proteins encoded here:
- the LOC123188797 gene encoding la-related protein 6C; translation: MAAAKESSPSPSPDPDASATATAAPPTPMSAPASFKFNVHAPEFVPMSPTATPMSAPAGGYYSPFLQMQPAPDWSFLHDHEPVFFMPDFAHAKFAAAAAAASNSAQAKGTGGGGADVAQKIVKQVEYQFSDINLVANEFLLKIMNKDSEGYVPLSVISSWKKIKSLGATNQMLVKALRTSTKLIVSDDGKKVRRRQPFTEKHKEELQSRMIIAENLPEDSSRNSLEKVFSVVGSVKNIKICHPQEPSSARASKSDTLVSNKMHALVEYETSQQAEKAVEKLNDERNWRKGLRVRTVLRRSPKSVMRLKRPDFDHYAGSDDESPHSQVSSDSPTSEAIHSPEAHQEDHQSGAKKGWARGRGKLHIVAPHSPQSAPAGAVGHFDPSSPRQASQKCPLSPRQVSQKCPFSPRQPPQGPRMPDGTRGFTMGRGKPAASSVAARTVAAPPPAPVLV